A window from Clupea harengus chromosome 14, Ch_v2.0.2, whole genome shotgun sequence encodes these proteins:
- the odc1 gene encoding ornithine decarboxylase, with amino-acid sequence MNSLTPSDFDFTFLEEGFNARDIVEQNINELSMSDDKDAFYVADLGDVLKKHLRWARAMPRVQPFYAVKCNDGMAVVRTLASLGAGFDCASKTEIQLVQSLGVDPTRIIYANPCKQVSQIKYALSHGVQMMTFDNEVELMKVARFHDNAKLVLRIATDDSKAVCRLSIKFGATLKNSRLLLERARELGLDVIGVSFHVGSGCTDPETYTQAISDARCVFDMGAEMGYNMTLLDIGGGFPGSEDTKLKFEEVTVVINPALDKYFPADSGVKIIAEPGRYYVASAYTLAVNIIAKKVVMNEQSSSDEEDDATSDRTVMYYVNDGVYGSFNCILYDHAHVLPTLHKKPKPDERLYPCNIWGPTCDGLDRIVEHTILPDLQLGEWLLFENMGAYTVAASSTFNGFQKPDIHYVMSRAAWQCMQQIHAQGMPAPAEELSQGSMPSGCGRESGLELPAKPCPTHVL; translated from the exons ATgaactctctcactccctctgacTTTGACTTCACCTTCCTGGAGGAAGGTTTCAATGCCCGGGACATTGTGGAGCAGAACATCAATGAATTGTCCATGTCT GATGACAAGGATGCCTTCTATGTTGCTGACCTTGGGGATGTCTTGAAAAAGCACCTCCGCTGGGCTCGAGCCATGCCTCGGGTTCAACCCTTCTATGCTGTTAAATGTAATGATGGCATGGCAGTGGTCAGGACCCTGGCTTCTTTGGGAGCTGGTTTCGACTGTGCAAGCAAG ACTGAGATCCAGCTGGTGCAGTCTCTGGGTGTGGACCCCACCCGCATCATCTATGCCAATCCCTGCAAACAGGTGTCTCAGATCAAGTACGCTTTGAGCCATGGTGTTCAGATGATGACCTTTGACAATGAAGTGGAGCTCATGAAGGTTGCCCGCTTCCATGACAATGCCAA GCTGGTTTTGCGCATTGCCACGGACGATTCGAAGGCTGTGTGTCGCCTGAGCATTAAGTTCGGGGCCACGCTGAAGAACAGCCGGTTGCTGCTGGAGCGTGCACGTGAGCTGGGTCTGGATGTCATTGGTGTTAGCTTTCACGTGGGGAGCGGCTGCACTGACCCTGAGACCTACACCCAGGCCATTTCTGATGCCCGATGTGTCTTTGACATGGGG GCCGAGATGGGATACAACATGACTCTCCTGGATATTGGGGGTGGCTTTCCTGGATCAGAAGACACCAAGCTGAAGTTTGAGGAG GTCACAGTTGTCATCAACCCTGCACTGGATAAGTACTTCCCTGCTGACTCTGGGGTGAAGATCATCGCTGAGCCCGGCCGCTACTATGTAGCCTCAGCTTACACTCTTGCTGTCAACATCATTGCCAAGAAGGTTGTGATGAATGAGCAGTCTTCCTCTGATG AGGAAGACGATGCGACCAGTGACCGTACCGTGATGTATTACGTTAACGACGGGGTCTATGGGTCATTCAACTGCATTTTGTATGACCATGCCCATGTACTACCAACCTTGCACAAG AAACCCAAGCCGGATGAGCGCTTGTACCCTTGCAACATATGGGGCCCAACTTGTGATGGCTTGGACCGCATTGTGGAGCACACAATCCTGCCTGACCTGCAGTTGGGCGAGTGGTTGCTGTTTGAGAACATGGGTGCTTACACAGTGGCTGCTTCCTCAACCTTCAATGGCTTCCAGAAGCCAGACATCCATTATGTCATGTCCCGTGCGGCCTG GCAGTGCATGCAGCAGATCCATGCCCAGGGGATGCCCGCCCCAGCGGAAGAGTTGAGCCAGGGCAGCATGCCGTCCGGCTGTGGGCGTGAGAGCGGCCTTGAACTCCCAGCCAAGCCCTGCCCCACACATGTGCTCTaa
- the LOC105897234 gene encoding galectin-8-like yields MSVANAKQTIVNPTIPFSGNIVGGLHPGDIVLIQGTVLCDADRFHMDLACGSSTKPRADIALHFNPRFMSPPCIVCNSLVQECWGREEKLDQMPFKQGSMFEAIILVHEDVFKVAVNGKHMLEYKHRLPVETINTFSISGRVSVCTIAFTPNSAIFSESGDLSIPYRGSMLGGLSPGQNITITGHVSSYPHSFTVNLRSRGSENIALHLNARIKSGLLIRNSLLGQGWGHEELELCRFPFAPGQYFEIIILCQLHQFKLAVNGDHLLDYRHRMQDLCSIDHLEVMGDLELEEVRLW; encoded by the exons ATGTCTGTAGCAAATGCGAAACAAACCATCGTAAATCCG ACAATTCCGTTCAGTGGAAATATAGTTGGTGGACTACATCCAGGGGATATTGTACTCATTCAAGGCACCGTACTATGTGATGCAGACAG GTTCCATATGGACCTGGCCTGTGGTAGCAGTACCAAACCACGGGCAGACATTGCCCTCCATTTCAATCCACGTTTCATGTCCCCCCCATGTATTGTATGCAATTCTCTAGTGCAAGAATGCTGGGGCCGCGAGGAGAAATTGGATCAGATGCCCTTTAAACAGGGGTCCATGTTTGAAGCTATCATATTAGTGCACGAAGACGTATTTAAG GTAGCGGTAAATGGCAAACATATGTTGGAGTACAAACACAGACTTCCGGTGGAGACAATCAACACTTTCTCAATATCAGGGAGGGTCTCTGTATGCACTATTGCCTTCACACCAAATTCA GCAATTTTCTCTGAATCAGGGGACCTG AGTATACCCTACAGGGGGAGTATGCTGGGGGGACTGAGTCCTGGACAGAATATTACAATTACTGGCCATGTCAGCTCATATCCACACAG TTTCACGGTCAATCTGAGAAGCCGGGGATCAGAGAACATTGCCCTGCACCTCAATGCTCGCATCAAGTCGGGTCTCCTCATCCGCAACTCGCTGCTGGGTCAGGGCTGGGGCCatgaggagctggagctgtgtcGCTTTCCCTTCGCTCCTGGACAGTACTTTGAG ATAATCATCCTGTGCCAGTTGCACCAGTTTAAACTGGCAGTGAATGGGGACCACCTGCTGGATTACAGGCACCGCATGCAGGACCTGTGCAGCATCGACCACCTGGAGGTCATGGGAgacctggagctggaggaggtgcgGCTCTGGTGA